The Thiomicrorhabdus aquaedulcis sequence ATTGTATGTGTATCGGTTAACGACACGTTTGTAATGAACGAATGGGCTAAAGACCAAGAATCTAACAATGTGCGTTTAATTCCAGACGGTAACGGTACGTTTACAGATGGTATGGGCATGTTGGTTAACAAAGGCGATATTGGCTTTGGTATGCGTTCATGGCGCTATTCTATGTTGGTAAAAGATGGTGTGGTTCAAAAAATGTTTATTGAACCAGAAGTAGAAGGTGACCCATTTGAAGTGTCGGATGCCGACACCATGTTGAACTTTATCAACCCAAATGCCAAAGCACCTAAAGTTGCGACCATTTTCACTAAGCCAGGTTGCCCTTACTGTGCAAAAGCTAAAGCAATGCTAGAAGACAACGGCATCAGCTATGAAGAAATTATTATTTCAAGCAGCGGCGTATCTTCACGTACTTTACGCGCCGTGGCCAATGCATCTACCGTTCCACAAGTGTTTATCGAAGGTGAGCACATTGGTGGATCTGACGATTTAGAAGTGTTTTTAGCAAAATAATCTTATTCAGTTCACCAGGCCTGGTGAACTAAAGTAAGCCAATTGCTAAACGTTTAAAGGGCCTTTTTTAAGGCCCTTTTTAGTTTAAAGGTCTCTTAAAAGACGATGCAAACAGTAAACAAAGGAACAACCATGAAATACGATTATGATGTGATTGCCATTGGCGCGGGAAGCGGAGGTTTGTCGGTAGTAGAGCGCGCGGCCGAATACGGAAAAAAATGTGCAGTGGTCGAGGCTAAAAAATTGGGTGGCACGTGCGTTAACATTGGTTGCGTGCCCAAAAAAGTGATGTGGTTTGGCGCACACATTGCCGAAGCCTTACGTGATGCACCCGACTTTGGATTTGATATAGAGCACAAAGGTTTCACGTGGAGCAAGTTGGTGGCGGCGCGTCAAAATTACATTAACAACATCACCACGTGGTACGACGGTTACATGAAGGACAAGGGTGTCGAAGTGTTGCACGGTTGGGGCAGTTTTGTGGACAATCACACCGTGTCGGTCGATGGCAAACATTACACCGCCGAAACCATTGTTATTGCCCCAGGTGGCATTCCGCTGATTCCAAACGAAACCGAAAACGGTGCGCTAGGGTTAACGTCGGACGGTTTTTTTGCCCTAACCGAACAGCCTAAAAAAGTCGCGGTGATTGGCAGTGGTTACATTGCGGTTGAATTAGCCGGAGTGTTTCAAGCCTTGGGTACCGACACGACGTTAATTAGCCGTAAAGATTTGGTGTTGCGCGGCTTTGACGACATGATTCGCGAAACCTTAACCGATGCCATGTTAGAAAGCGGCATTAAAAAAGAGTACCATTTTGCGGTCAAAAAATTAGAGCGTGTTGCTGACGGCACATTAACCATTCACAGCACCGACGGTCAAAGCGTAGGTGGCTTTAACGAAGTGGTGTGGGCCGTCGGTCGTGAAACACTGATTGAACCATTGGCGTTACAAAACGTAGGCATTGAAGCAAACGGTTACGGTTTTATTGACGTGGACGACTGTCATAAAACCGTGGTAGACAATATTTACGCGATTGGCGATGTCACCGGTCAAGCACAATTAACGCCCGTAGCCATTCGCGCTGGGCGTTATTTGGCTGAACGTTTGTACAATAATAAGCCTAATTTAAAGTTGGACTTAAGCATTGTTCCCACGGTGATTTTTTCGCACCCTCCGGTGGGCACCATTGGTTTGGCTGAGCACGACGCACAACGTAAATACGGCCATGACAACGTTAAGGTGTACACGTCTATTTTTACCCCAATGCGCTATGCGTTTACGCAGCACAAAATTAAAACAGCGTTAAAATTGGTGGTAACCGGTGCGGATGAGAAAGTGGTGGGCATTCACATTGTGGGTGACGGCGCGGATGAAATGCTGCAAGGTTTTGCAGTAGCGGTGCAAATGGGTGCGACTAAAGCCGATTTGGACGCGACCATTGCCATTCACCCTTCTAGTTCTGAAGAGCTGGTGACCATGCGTTAAAATGGTCGAGATGTGCTTGCCTATGTTGCACTGTGCAAGATGGGTTGAACAAAATGCGTATAGCAAAAAAGACCGATGATTCGGTCTTTTTTTATGGGCGAAAGAATTACAAAATTAACTCTAAGTGCGCGTGGTTTCTAGCTAATCGCGGTAAAAAACTTAATGTATTGAGTCGATTTTTGGGCTAAATGCCCACCAATATAAAACTCAAGTTCTACCTCTTCACAGATGTGAACTTTTACATCCAAGTTAACCGGAACCATGGTGTTTAGGTCAAGGCATTCAAACGTAATCTGAATTTGATCGTCCACTTCCAGCGGCACGGCCGACAAAAAACCAATGCCATTGGCCGATAAATTGGTGATGGTGGTGTAAATCACTCGACCTTTTTGCAATAATAACGACGGAATGTGAGTGGGCAAACGCGCCTCACGCCGGCGTTCAAGGTATTCACGATCGGTGTGGGGTGTTAATAAACTCGAGTTGAGTGAGGTCATAACAATATCCGTAAACTGGTTGGGTAATTAGTAAATATTCTAATTTATTTTTATACATACTACTGTCTATGGATACACTTGTAAAGTATTGTAAAAGATATCTTACAATACCGTTAATCTATTAAAAATAGCAATATAGTGTGCAGTAAGATGATTCATGCAAGCGTTAATAGAAAGACTTTAAACGAGAGAAACTTTGGTTAGACTGAGGAATAATTTGATCGAATTTATACTTTATAAATCGTGAATATAACGGGTAGGATTTTACTTTAAACAGTTATTGGAGGTTAAATGACAATTCGATCGTATAAAGGCATTGTGCCAAAAATAGCCGATTCGGCTTGGGTGGACGTCAGTGCGGTGGTCATTGGGCGATGTGAACTGGCACAAGATGCAAGTATTTGGCCAAATGCGACGTTGCGTGGCGATGTAAACGACATTGTGATTGGGGCGCGCACCAATATTCAAGATGGCGCTGTGGTGCATACCACGCACGAAAGTGCTGTTTCAAAAGGATCAAAATGCATTGTGGGGCAAGACGTCACCATTGGTCATAATGTGGTATTACACGGTTGCATTATTGAAGACGAATGTCTGATTGGCATGGGTGCGGTGGTGTTGGACAACGCGGTGGTGCAAACTCATGTGCTGGTCGCCGCCAACAGTTTGGTGCCGGCGGGTAAAGTGCTAGAAAGTGGCTATTTGTATATGGGGTCGCCCGTCAAGCAGGCGCGCTTGTTAACCGAGCAAGAAATAGCCTTTTTTAAGTATTCGGCCGCGCATTACGTGCGTCTAAAGCAAGATTATGAAGCGGAAGAATTAGCCAATACCAATAATGGTTAGCTCGTATAAAGCCCAAAGCTCGCGTAAAAATCGTAAGCGTTTTACGATGTTTTAAGGCGTTGATGTTTTTGCCATCTGCGCTCTCACCTCGGCAATCACCTCAGTCATATTGGGGCGTACGCCGCGCCATACATAAAACGCCTCGGCCGCTTGTCCCACCAACATGCCTAAACCGTCTAGCGCTTGACAGGTGGGTTGCGCGCGCTTGGCCCAGTCCATAAACACCGTGGGTTGTTGGCCGTACATCATGTCGTACACCAAGCTATTTTTTCCAATCACCTGGTCGGTGATGGGTGGAATCTTACCTTCCAAGCTGGCTGAAGTACCGTTGATGATAATGTCAAACGGGTGAGCTGGAATATCATCCCAGCCGCTGGCGCTTAAGGTTGTCGGGGTATTAAAACGTTGCATTAGCGCATTAGCGCGACTGTCAGTGCGGTTGGCAATGTGTACCAGGCCTGGTTGTTTGTTTAATATCGGCTCTAAAACGCCTTGCACAGCACCGCCTGCGCCCAAAATAAGCACCGATTGCTCTTTAAACAGTCGTTTGGCATTTAGTTCAATGTCGTTCACCAAGCCAACCCCGTCTGTGTTGTCGCCCAGGCTGGTGCCGTCGGCATTAAAGAGTAAGGTGTTAACCGCTTGCGCGGTTTGCGCCCGCGCGGTTAGCTGGGTGGCGTATTCAAATGCGTCCAGTTTAAAGGGTACGGTTACATTAACGCCTTTGTAGCCGCGATGGCGTAAATCGGCCATGGCCCAGGCAAAGGTTGTATCGTCGGTGTCAATACAAATGGCCTCGTATGCCATGTCTTGTTGTGTTTGTTCGGCAAACAGGCGGTGAATTAAAGGCGACTTTGAATGGCTAATGGGGTTGCCCACCACCGCGTATAAATCGGTCATTAGGCATCACCTTTTTGTGATTGCTCTTTAAGCCAAATGGCCGCTAGTTTGGCGTAGTAAGTCAAAATTCCATCGGCACCGGCGCGTTTACAGCTTAATAGTGTTTCGAGTACCACCTCTTTTTCGTTAAGCCAGCCATTTTGTGCGGCGGCTTTAAGCATGGCGTATTCGCCGCTGACGTGGTACACAAAGGTAGGCGCTTTAAACTCGTTTTTAATGGTGCGTACAATGTCTAGATACGGAATGCCAGGCTTGACCATGACCATATCCGCGCCCTCGTTTAAATCTAGCGATACCTCGTGCAGGGCTTCGTTGGCGTTGGCCGGATCCATTTGATAGGTGTATTTGTTGCCCGATCCTAACTTGCTGGCCGAGCCTACGGCGTCTCTAAACGGGCCGTAAAATGCTGAGGCGTATTTGGCCGAATAGGCCATAATTTTTACATTTACATAACCATGGTCTTCAAGGGTTTCACGAATTTCAATGATTCGACCGTCCATCATGTCCGACGGCCCAAGCACGTCGGCACCGGCTTGCGCGTGCGATAACGCTTGCTGCATCAACACATCAATGGTGTCGTCGTTAAGCACATAGCCGTCGTCGTCAATGATGCCGTCTTGGCCGTGGGTGGTAAATGGGTCAAGCGCCACATCGGTCATGACGCCCAAATTTGGACAGGCCTGCTTAACCGCTCTAATGGCACGTTGCGCCAGACCATCGGGGTTGTAGGCTTCTTCAGCTTCGAGCGATTTAACCTCGTCGGGGGTGACTGGAAAAATCGCAATCATAGGTATGCCCAGAGCGTTAATTTCGATTGCTTCAAGTACCAAAAGGTCTATACTCAGGCGCTCAACCCCCGGCATGGATTTAACCGGCTCGCGTTTGTTATGGCCTTCAATCACAAATAGAGGCAAAATTAAATCGTTGGCAGTTAAGGTGTTTTCGCGCATCAAACGACGCGAAAAATCGTCTTTGCGCATGCGGCGCATGCGCGTGATAGGGTATTGACGGTCAATCATGTTAAAACCTTTAGGTGTTTGAGGGCAAAATAATAAAAAATAATGAGTGTGTTGGTAAGCTGAACCGTTTGCACGAGTAAATGGTTTTTAAAACTAAAAACGCAATCGAAAAACTGAGTGGTTAATCATACCTTTCAACTTATTAAAAATAAAGGAGGCTAAACAGTGGGCGATTGGATGGAGTATCTGTTTTTTGATTTAGGGTTGGCACAACGCTTTAAAATGTTTTGTGGAAACCTAAACATTGCCGCAGAGTTAGAAGCCGGTCAAACGCACACCGGTGAGGCCAGTTTTACCGTTAAAGTTTCGGATGCAATAGACGAAAACGTACTAGAACAACTTGAAACGCAGTACAGTGAAGTGTTGTTTGGTGAACAAGCCGCTTTATTGGACGAAAATGATGCATACGGTGCATTGGCAGATTCATGTGGTGTGCAAGTGCAATTGCAATCGGGGCTGTTTACCACGATAGCAATTCATCCTGTTATTATGAATAAAATTTTATCGGTGCTGAGCGTCGATGAATTGCAACATTTTTTAAATCAAGTGGCCGAAGACATCGAAAATCCCAAAAACGGTCCGGTATGTGCAAGAAAAGTTTTACCCACTATATGATGTGTTATAGAGGTTTAAAAAGGGCTAAATAGCCGTTTGATAGAAAATATGCGAACCACTCATAAAAAATTATATAAGAGAATGCTAATTTTTCTAGTGTTTACACTTGCAGTCGGTAAACTTAAAATTTATGATTACTGACCAGCAATAACTGTATTGGCCCGTAATGAGAGTCTAAGCAGTACAGGCTGATAATAATAACCAAAACTCTTGAATCTGGGGTGTTACTTAACCAACGGTAAGACCATCAAGGAGCAATAAATGACAGATAAAATCGTAGAGAAGGTCGCGGTTCAGACTGAAGAAAGTCGTAACCAAGGACGTCGCGCCTTTTTGAAAGGCAGTGCCGCAGTAGCTGGGGGAGTGATGTTCACTCAAGCAGCGAGTGCCACAGATAAAATGGGATATGATGCTAAAAAAGCAGTAGCACCATACGCCGGTAAAGAAGAAGTAACAAAAGTACTAGAAGATGGTGCTGCACGTAAGTCTTTAGGTTTTGGTGTTCGTAAGTATCCTTACGGCATGCCTTCTCCTTTTGAAAAAGAAGTGCAACGTCGTACTTTAGAGTGGTTGACTCCGGATGCGATTGCATCTATCACTATGACGCCACTACAAAGCTTGCACGGTATTATCACGCCTAACGGTTTGCACTTTGAGCGTTACCATGGTGGTGTACCAACCATTAACCCAGATGAGCACCGTTTGGTTATTCACGGTTTGGTTGAACGCCCATTAATTTTTACAATGGACGACTTAAAGCGTTTCCCTTCAGTTTCACGTATTCATTTTGTTGAGTGCCCAGCTAACGGCGCAATGGAATGGAAAGGCGTGCAGCTAAACTCAGTACAATGGACTCACGGAATGATGTCGTGCGTTGAGTACACAGGGGTTCGTTTGTCTGACTTGTTAAAAGAAGCGGGTATTAAACCTGAAGGTACTTGGTTGATTCCAGAAGGTGCCGACGCGGCAGGTCTAACGCGTTCTATTCCTATGGATTTGGCAATGGATGACTGTTTTGTAGCATACGCGCAAAACGGTGAAGCCTTACGTCGTGAACAAGGTTACCCTATTCGTTTAGTGGTTCCTGGTTGCGAAGCTAACATGTGGGTTAAATACTTACGTCGTATTCACGTTACCGATTCACCGGCTC is a genomic window containing:
- a CDS encoding glutathione peroxidase, whose protein sequence is MALVNKEGQKVPNVTFPTRKNGEWVNVTTDEIFKGKTVIVFSLPGAFTPTCSSTHLPRYNELAPVFFANGVDEIVCVSVNDTFVMNEWAKDQESNNVRLIPDGNGTFTDGMGMLVNKGDIGFGMRSWRYSMLVKDGVVQKMFIEPEVEGDPFEVSDADTMLNFINPNAKAPKVATIFTKPGCPYCAKAKAMLEDNGISYEEIIISSSGVSSRTLRAVANASTVPQVFIEGEHIGGSDDLEVFLAK
- the gorA gene encoding glutathione-disulfide reductase yields the protein MKYDYDVIAIGAGSGGLSVVERAAEYGKKCAVVEAKKLGGTCVNIGCVPKKVMWFGAHIAEALRDAPDFGFDIEHKGFTWSKLVAARQNYINNITTWYDGYMKDKGVEVLHGWGSFVDNHTVSVDGKHYTAETIVIAPGGIPLIPNETENGALGLTSDGFFALTEQPKKVAVIGSGYIAVELAGVFQALGTDTTLISRKDLVLRGFDDMIRETLTDAMLESGIKKEYHFAVKKLERVADGTLTIHSTDGQSVGGFNEVVWAVGRETLIEPLALQNVGIEANGYGFIDVDDCHKTVVDNIYAIGDVTGQAQLTPVAIRAGRYLAERLYNNKPNLKLDLSIVPTVIFSHPPVGTIGLAEHDAQRKYGHDNVKVYTSIFTPMRYAFTQHKIKTALKLVVTGADEKVVGIHIVGDGADEMLQGFAVAVQMGATKADLDATIAIHPSSSEELVTMR
- a CDS encoding PilZ domain-containing protein; protein product: MTSLNSSLLTPHTDREYLERRREARLPTHIPSLLLQKGRVIYTTITNLSANGIGFLSAVPLEVDDQIQITFECLDLNTMVPVNLDVKVHICEEVELEFYIGGHLAQKSTQYIKFFTAIS
- a CDS encoding gamma carbonic anhydrase family protein; the protein is MTIRSYKGIVPKIADSAWVDVSAVVIGRCELAQDASIWPNATLRGDVNDIVIGARTNIQDGAVVHTTHESAVSKGSKCIVGQDVTIGHNVVLHGCIIEDECLIGMGAVVLDNAVVQTHVLVAANSLVPAGKVLESGYLYMGSPVKQARLLTEQEIAFFKYSAAHYVRLKQDYEAEELANTNNG
- the aroE gene encoding shikimate dehydrogenase, with amino-acid sequence MTDLYAVVGNPISHSKSPLIHRLFAEQTQQDMAYEAICIDTDDTTFAWAMADLRHRGYKGVNVTVPFKLDAFEYATQLTARAQTAQAVNTLLFNADGTSLGDNTDGVGLVNDIELNAKRLFKEQSVLILGAGGAVQGVLEPILNKQPGLVHIANRTDSRANALMQRFNTPTTLSASGWDDIPAHPFDIIINGTSASLEGKIPPITDQVIGKNSLVYDMMYGQQPTVFMDWAKRAQPTCQALDGLGMLVGQAAEAFYVWRGVRPNMTEVIAEVRAQMAKTSTP
- the hemB gene encoding porphobilinogen synthase; the protein is MIDRQYPITRMRRMRKDDFSRRLMRENTLTANDLILPLFVIEGHNKREPVKSMPGVERLSIDLLVLEAIEINALGIPMIAIFPVTPDEVKSLEAEEAYNPDGLAQRAIRAVKQACPNLGVMTDVALDPFTTHGQDGIIDDDGYVLNDDTIDVLMQQALSHAQAGADVLGPSDMMDGRIIEIRETLEDHGYVNVKIMAYSAKYASAFYGPFRDAVGSASKLGSGNKYTYQMDPANANEALHEVSLDLNEGADMVMVKPGIPYLDIVRTIKNEFKAPTFVYHVSGEYAMLKAAAQNGWLNEKEVVLETLLSCKRAGADGILTYYAKLAAIWLKEQSQKGDA
- the soxC gene encoding sulfite dehydrogenase; translated protein: MTDKIVEKVAVQTEESRNQGRRAFLKGSAAVAGGVMFTQAASATDKMGYDAKKAVAPYAGKEEVTKVLEDGAARKSLGFGVRKYPYGMPSPFEKEVQRRTLEWLTPDAIASITMTPLQSLHGIITPNGLHFERYHGGVPTINPDEHRLVIHGLVERPLIFTMDDLKRFPSVSRIHFVECPANGAMEWKGVQLNSVQWTHGMMSCVEYTGVRLSDLLKEAGIKPEGTWLIPEGADAAGLTRSIPMDLAMDDCFVAYAQNGEALRREQGYPIRLVVPGCEANMWVKYLRRIHVTDSPAQHREETSKYTELMPDGSSQRFSWYMEANSVITYPSPDFKMQGPGKYYIRGIAWSGRGKVAHVDITMDGGKTWKEAHFTSAVLDKAWTRFEIEWDWDGKEAFLMSRVTDETGYVQPPMPQMRALEGTNNVYHRTAMVTWRVHAWDEGQFGGLVENVQY